A window of the Persephonella sp. genome harbors these coding sequences:
- a CDS encoding TlyA family RNA methyltransferase, which yields MATKERLDKLLVEKGLVESREKAQRLIMAGVVFVNNQKVDKPGTKVKTDANIYIKEKEKYVSRGGYKLEKGINVFKTDIKDKICLDIGASTGGFTDCLLQHGAKKVYAVDVGTNQLHEKLRNNPAVVSLEKTNARYLTEKEIPEKIDFVVSDVSFISILKILPNICELLKDGAEGIILIKPQFELSKNEVKGGVVKDKKLHQKAIKKVIDGLEESCYCVKDLDFSETWGPEGNIEFLAFIEKGTNCKKSQISEEKIKRVVQQAHEKFKQSRN from the coding sequence ATGGCTACAAAAGAGAGATTGGATAAACTTCTTGTGGAAAAAGGACTGGTTGAAAGTAGGGAAAAAGCCCAGCGGCTTATAATGGCCGGAGTTGTATTTGTTAACAATCAGAAAGTTGATAAACCTGGGACAAAAGTAAAAACAGATGCCAATATTTACATAAAAGAAAAAGAAAAATACGTATCCAGAGGCGGCTATAAACTGGAAAAGGGAATAAATGTTTTCAAAACAGATATAAAAGATAAAATCTGCCTTGATATAGGTGCCTCGACAGGTGGTTTCACAGATTGCCTTCTGCAACACGGGGCTAAAAAAGTATATGCCGTTGATGTTGGAACAAACCAGCTCCATGAAAAACTAAGAAATAACCCGGCTGTAGTATCCCTTGAAAAAACCAATGCCAGATATTTAACAGAAAAAGAAATCCCTGAAAAAATTGATTTTGTTGTTTCTGATGTCTCTTTTATTTCAATATTGAAAATACTTCCCAATATATGTGAACTTTTAAAAGATGGTGCAGAGGGAATAATTCTTATAAAACCCCAGTTTGAATTATCAAAGAATGAGGTTAAAGGTGGTGTTGTAAAGGATAAAAAACTCCACCAAAAAGCTATTAAAAAAGTTATAGATGGTTTAGAAGAAAGTTGTTATTGTGTTAAAGATTTAGACTTTTCTGAAACATGGGGTCCTGAAGGAAATATAGAGTTTCTCGCTTTTATTGAAAAGGGAACCAATTGCAAAAAGAGTCAGATTTCAGAAGAAAAAATAAAACGGGTAGTTCAACAAGCCCACGAAAAATTTAAACAATCCAGAAATTGA
- a CDS encoding folate-binding protein codes for MFWAQIDRHKIKVYGKESKLLLKNQMRDDIAFLHNLLSNDIKGLQTGKFNYNLRLTGNGEPIQDFFVYKDDDFFILDTDENPEELASELNKLKLSLKVFFEPLIYQHVIIWGEEAAEFLKNLGFEIPQEFGFTKKDEIYLANNPLRIGQGVYELFGNLESVLSLLKKFEKVKQETLEKLRIKNCIPKIGKELKKGFHPLEANILYAFSFEKGCYVGQEAIARVYFRGRPPRTLSKFQIEKPVEENEKIYLNDKPVGVITSVSPDKTIALGYILRSLFEEGKTFKTDSGEVKIIKECN; via the coding sequence ATGTTCTGGGCACAGATTGATAGACACAAAATCAAAGTTTATGGAAAAGAAAGTAAACTACTGCTAAAAAATCAAATGAGAGACGATATAGCTTTTTTACATAACCTTCTTTCAAATGATATAAAAGGTCTTCAAACAGGAAAATTTAATTATAATCTCAGGCTTACAGGTAATGGAGAACCTATTCAGGACTTTTTTGTTTATAAAGATGATGATTTTTTTATTCTGGATACAGATGAGAATCCGGAAGAGCTTGCATCAGAGCTTAATAAACTAAAACTTTCCCTGAAGGTATTCTTTGAGCCTTTAATCTATCAGCATGTTATTATCTGGGGAGAGGAAGCAGCAGAGTTTTTGAAAAACTTGGGATTTGAAATTCCACAGGAGTTTGGTTTCACAAAAAAAGATGAAATATATCTGGCTAATAACCCGCTGAGGATAGGACAAGGAGTTTATGAGCTGTTTGGAAATCTGGAAAGTGTTCTTTCCCTCTTGAAAAAATTTGAGAAGGTAAAGCAGGAAACTCTGGAAAAACTCAGGATAAAAAATTGTATCCCCAAAATTGGAAAAGAATTAAAAAAAGGATTTCATCCTTTGGAAGCAAATATTTTGTATGCTTTTAGCTTTGAAAAAGGTTGTTATGTGGGGCAGGAGGCAATCGCAAGGGTTTATTTCAGAGGCAGACCTCCAAGGACTCTATCTAAATTTCAGATTGAAAAACCTGTAGAAGAAAACGAAAAAATCTATTTAAATGACAAACCTGTAGGGGTGATAACCTCTGTATCCCCTGACAAAACCATAGCACTGGGATACATACTCAGAAGTCTGTTTGAGGAAGGAAAAACTTTTAAAACAGACAGCGGAGAGGTAAAAATCATAAAAGAGTGTAATTAA
- a CDS encoding pyridoxal phosphate-dependent aminotransferase, with protein MKFSERVLRVQPSQTLVITAKAAEMRNKGIDVIGFGAGEPDFDTPDFVKEAAIKALKEGKTKYTPAAGIPELREGIAKRLKEKNNIDYKPSEVIVTPGAKMGLYEIFATILNPGDEVIVPAPYWVSYTEQIKLCDGIPVIVEMSEENGFVLTADLVESAITDKTKALVLNTPSNPTGAVIPRSELEKIAEVCLKHNILIISDECYEEFCYDEEHVSIASLSPEIRDITFTVNAFSKAYSMTGWRLGWVAAPEEYIKKINIIQSQTISNPTSFAQYGALAALEDKGKFPAMMKEEFRKRRDFIVQEFLSIEGITCPMPKGAFYVFPNISAYIKGDIKNDIDFTAYLLEEAKVAVVPGSAFGKEGYIRLSYATSMENIKEGMRRIKEALAKL; from the coding sequence ATGAAATTTTCAGAAAGGGTTCTCAGGGTTCAACCTTCACAGACACTTGTTATCACTGCGAAAGCTGCAGAAATGAGAAATAAAGGCATTGATGTTATTGGATTTGGTGCAGGAGAACCTGATTTTGATACTCCAGACTTTGTAAAAGAAGCAGCAATAAAAGCACTAAAAGAAGGAAAAACAAAATACACACCAGCAGCAGGAATACCTGAGCTTAGAGAAGGAATAGCCAAAAGATTAAAAGAAAAAAACAATATTGATTATAAACCTTCAGAAGTTATTGTTACCCCCGGTGCAAAAATGGGGCTTTATGAAATATTTGCCACGATACTAAATCCCGGAGACGAGGTAATAGTTCCGGCACCTTACTGGGTTTCATATACAGAGCAGATTAAACTTTGTGATGGTATACCTGTTATAGTAGAAATGTCAGAAGAAAATGGTTTTGTTTTAACGGCTGACCTTGTTGAAAGTGCAATAACGGACAAAACAAAAGCCCTTGTTCTAAATACACCTTCCAATCCAACAGGAGCAGTTATACCCCGTAGCGAACTGGAAAAAATAGCAGAGGTTTGCCTGAAGCACAATATATTAATTATCTCTGATGAATGTTATGAGGAATTCTGCTACGACGAAGAACATGTAAGCATTGCATCCCTTTCTCCGGAGATCAGAGATATAACATTTACCGTAAATGCCTTCTCCAAAGCTTACTCAATGACTGGCTGGAGACTTGGATGGGTTGCAGCTCCTGAAGAGTATATTAAGAAAATCAACATAATCCAGTCCCAAACAATCTCCAATCCAACTTCATTTGCCCAGTATGGAGCACTGGCAGCACTGGAAGACAAAGGCAAATTCCCTGCTATGATGAAAGAGGAATTTAGGAAAAGAAGAGATTTTATAGTTCAGGAGTTTTTATCTATAGAAGGAATTACCTGCCCTATGCCCAAAGGAGCTTTTTATGTATTTCCTAATATCTCTGCATATATAAAAGGTGATATCAAAAATGATATCGATTTCACAGCATATCTCCTTGAAGAAGCAAAAGTTGCCGTTGTTCCCGGCTCAGCATTTGGTAAAGAGGGATATATAAGACTTTCCTATGCAACATCAATGGAAAATATAAAAGAGGGAATGAGGAGAATTAAGGAGGCTCTGGCAAAATTATAA